The Nitrospira sp. genome window below encodes:
- a CDS encoding FAD:protein FMN transferase: MVSSLRWLLLLSVGILAGCGLVHPAATPVVVKRTQMHMGTLVSITAVAPTDVRAHEAIAAGFAEIKRLEQLLSTWIPTSELSAVNQAAGRNAVAVGRDTLELVQRSLDMARLTDGGFNIAVGPAVEAWSVTERQQIPSQAELQQLKPLVDWKSIRIDPEAHTIFLPHQGMRIDVGGIGKGYAADRAVDVLRKAGATGGVVALSGDIKTFGDLPGMKGFPVGIRHPRQDGALVATIDLKDEAISTAGDYERYFELEGVRYHHILDPVSLEPARLCQSVTIIAKEGTMADGLDTGIFVLGPERGMALVERLPDVEAVIIDAEGKITVSSGLRTRLRYP; encoded by the coding sequence ATGGTGTCATCGTTGAGGTGGCTGCTGCTGTTGTCGGTCGGTATTCTCGCAGGGTGCGGGCTGGTTCATCCGGCTGCCACGCCGGTCGTGGTCAAACGGACCCAGATGCATATGGGCACGCTGGTGTCGATTACGGCCGTGGCTCCGACCGATGTGCGCGCGCACGAGGCGATTGCCGCGGGGTTTGCCGAGATCAAGCGTTTGGAGCAGCTGCTGAGCACCTGGATTCCTACCAGCGAATTGTCGGCGGTGAATCAGGCGGCTGGTCGTAATGCGGTAGCCGTAGGCCGGGACACGCTGGAATTGGTGCAACGTTCGCTCGATATGGCGCGGTTGACCGATGGGGGATTCAATATTGCCGTCGGCCCGGCGGTCGAGGCCTGGAGCGTGACGGAGCGGCAACAGATTCCCTCCCAGGCGGAGCTGCAACAGTTGAAACCATTGGTGGATTGGAAGAGCATCCGCATTGATCCGGAAGCCCACACGATTTTTCTGCCCCATCAGGGAATGCGCATCGATGTCGGCGGAATTGGAAAAGGATATGCGGCTGATCGGGCCGTAGACGTGCTTCGAAAGGCTGGCGCAACCGGAGGTGTAGTGGCGTTGTCAGGCGACATCAAAACATTCGGTGATTTGCCTGGAATGAAGGGATTCCCGGTGGGGATTCGCCATCCACGACAGGACGGCGCACTGGTTGCCACGATCGATCTGAAAGACGAAGCGATTTCAACAGCCGGGGACTACGAGCGCTATTTTGAGCTGGAGGGGGTGCGGTATCACCATATCCTTGATCCGGTCTCGTTAGAACCGGCGCGTCTGTGTCAAAGCGTCACGATCATTGCGAAAGAGGGCACGATGGCCGATGGGCTGGATACGGGGATTTTCGTGTTAGGCCCTGAACGGGGCATGGCGTTGGTCGAGCGGTTGCCGGATGTGGAGGCCGTCATCATCGATGCCGAAGGAAAGATCACGGTGTCATCGGGGCTTCGTACGAGACTGCGGTATCCCTGA
- a CDS encoding FMN-binding protein: MKPSVLFLGGLLTLTAFATPAWSERIWDSELKRYLTEQEMMMAEVFMSEEEGVKIMLPKSERVRKDIIKLSPDKKAQIEDRIGWKFPEESFEVYIGETGTHIDGYALVQNTIGKHKPMTYMVGVDNKGRVSDIELLVFRESRGSEIRQKRFNTQYEGKTVLDPVRINKDIINISGATMSVRSMSAGIKRVLVLVDEFYLKPAGIGSDTVASRKTDKGVLSSIFGN; this comes from the coding sequence ATGAAACCTTCCGTCCTGTTTCTGGGAGGCCTCCTGACCTTGACCGCGTTCGCCACTCCGGCGTGGAGCGAACGCATTTGGGACAGCGAATTGAAACGTTACCTGACCGAGCAGGAAATGATGATGGCCGAGGTCTTCATGAGCGAAGAAGAAGGCGTCAAAATCATGCTCCCCAAATCGGAACGGGTTCGGAAGGACATCATCAAGCTCAGCCCTGACAAGAAGGCGCAGATCGAGGATCGCATCGGCTGGAAATTCCCTGAAGAATCCTTTGAGGTCTATATCGGCGAAACGGGCACCCACATCGACGGCTACGCCCTCGTCCAAAACACCATCGGAAAACACAAGCCCATGACCTACATGGTCGGGGTGGACAACAAAGGCCGCGTCTCGGATATCGAACTGCTGGTGTTCCGTGAGTCACGCGGAAGCGAAATCCGGCAGAAACGGTTCAATACCCAATACGAAGGCAAAACCGTCCTCGACCCTGTCCGCATCAATAAGGACATCATCAACATCAGCGGCGCGACCATGTCCGTCCGCTCCATGAGCGCGGGCATCAAGCGCGTCCTGGTCTTGGTGGATGAATTCTACCTGAAGCCCGCCGGGATCGGCAGCGACACCGTGGCATCCCGCAAGACCGACAAGGGTGTTTTATCGTCCATTTTTGGCAATTAA